The sequence CAAACAATAATCTAATAATGGATGCCTAAAGTTGTGTTGTCTTTATGCGTCGGCGAATAATGGATGTAATGTGAATGGTACAAATAATGCTTCTTTTTGACCAGTCTTGCTGGAATCACAACATAATCTGGTCATACTCTAAAAGATCTAGATCGAAAGAGTCTTAAGAGTCCATTAGATGGATAGGATGAAGAGATGAGTTGGCCTGAGAAGGAAAGACTTGTTTTGTTATGATGACGTGACCTGTTGTGATGAAAGGTGagtcttcttcatcatctttttttgagatttatgACATCGcctcaactaatttttttaaatcttttttactgGTATTGGATGCTAATTGGGTCTGAAATCTACACCACTGGACTAGAACTTCAGAGGTTTTGGTAgactttgaaaacattttttctttcatttattttttcaaattgtttgttataaatgtagAAAAATTGATCATTATAAGTCAAATTGTAGagtcaaacaacaaattgaTGAATTAGATACACTTGagacattaaaataaaaattattaaatatctttataacACTGTCAAgtgtagaagaagaaaatttttctgaagaaatttatcaattaaaagaatcaaactCTTCAGAATAATGTTTTGATAGTgaatcagaagaagaagaagatgtggATCATGTTTGTTATTGCCTAAATAAAGATAATTGTATTTATAACAAAACTATTAATGTTCTTTCAAAATATGAAGATATTCTCTtagaattaattgataaaaCTAGCCATcctcaagaaaaaaagaatatttagtaaaattaaaagatacttttGATACAAAAATTAATCATACTACTTTAGTATCCtcactttataattttttagaaataataaatagattgaaaactgaaaaacaaaaagttacACTACAAGACTGAcaataagaaattaatgaaataaaacaggtggttaaaaatataaaaacatattagaaattgcaaatgaataattattacaagaaattatattattaaaaataaataagaatattaatacCCCTAATAAAGAATAAGGAGAATGCTCATCATCAGATAATTTTATAGTATtagtatgtgtgtatatatatatatatatatgtagtatagtaatatatataatatataatatatatagatactatTTATAGTCCCAAAGGCCAAACGGCGTCGTCTATATATATGGAATCAGTGGGATGTATGAGACGGCGTCGTTTAATGGGTTTGGGTTTACAAATCTCCACCCTCCAACTGGCGTCCTTTTGAGGGGagaaaacgacgccgttttaaTTAGTTGGGGGTTAGGGTTACGGGTTAACCGGTTAACACCCACGCCCCCAacccccccaccccccgccGCGGGACCGTCTTCAGTCTTGACTCTCTCccatcactctcactctcagaCCTCAGCTCTTCTCTCTCAGCCCCTCCCTCACGCAGCCCCTCGCCTCGCCGTCAACAGCCCCTCGCCGTCGATACCCTCTCGCCTCTCGGTAATCGGTATGTGAACACTGAACAAAtttgggttttttgtttttgtttttatttttttaatttttctcggTAATGATTCATTTCATTGCTTCATTTCATTTAGGGTTTGTATTGAATTTACAGATAACCTCAGTCAGAATTGAATTTCACTTTGAAAGTAGCTCTAATTGGTTGTGTAATATGCAGAtttggagaaaaaagaaaataaatggatGATAGTTTATATGACGAGTTTGGAAACTATATTGGACCCGAAATCGAGTCTGACCAAGAGAGTGACAGAgaggatgaagatgaggatCTTCCGGACAGGCCCACTGAAGTGGCCGAGGCATCTGATGGAGAGGATGCAGCTGCTGCTTCAAATGGTTGGATAACGGCCTCGAATGATGTTGATATGGATAACCAGATTGTCCTTGCTGAGGACAAAAAGTACTACCCAACTGCTGAAGAGGTTTATGGTGAAGATGTTGAAACGCTGGTTATGGATGAAGATGAGCAACCTTTGGAGCAACCGATAATTAAACCTGTTAGGAATATTAAGTTTGAGGTTGGGGTGAAGGATTCTTCTATGTATGTCCCAACCCAATTTCTAGTGGGTCTCATGTCAAATCCCATTTTGGTGCGAAATGTTGCCCTCATCGGGCACCTTCAGCACGGGAAAACTGTCTTCATGGATATGCTAATTGAGCAAACACATCACATGTCCACATTTGATGTGAATAGTGAGAAGCATTTAAGGTACACAGATACGAGGATTGATGAACAAGAGAGAAAGATATCAATTAAGGCAATTCCAATGTCGCTTGTTCTGGAGGATAGCAATTCAAAATCATACCTTTGTAACATAATGGACACCCCTGGGCATGTTAATTTCTCTGATGAAATGACTGCTGCCCTCAGACTTGCCGATGGCGCTGTATTGATTGTGGATGCTGCTGAAGGAGTAATGGTAAGTAATTTTCTGTTTATCCAAATCTTAATTTTGTTCATACCTTATAGCTTTTTTTGGCTTTGGTATACCCTATACCTCCGTGGATTAATCTGGTATACCCTTTGTTCATATCTTATAGCTTTATAGCTTGTTCATATCTTATAGCTTTTTTTGGCTTTGGTATACCCTTTGTTCatgatttcttatctttaatttatcgctcttagaatgtatttaggtgtttttatttatacttcctgtgtacactGGCTATGCCtacttcattcatatcaataatatttatctcttacttaaaaaaaaaaaaaaaaaaaaaaaaaaagattaatctGGGATGGTATGgttctaaaattaaattcaagaaACTGCTTAATGTCCATCAAACACTGAAGATTAGTTTCTGCATGAAGTTTGAAACCTAAGATGGTAGGTTACCTGGTTATAGGCATCCATATTGATGGAGGGTTAGGAAGTTGATTTTGTAAACATTGGCTAATTTGAGGGATAAACCAGAGTCCGTATGTAGGCCAACCAAGTCtttatctatttatatttatatgagttGGGTTAGAAAGTGTCTTCAAGAAACTAAACTGAAATTTGTGAATCAAGCTGTTGTTCAGAGTTTGTGGAATTGTAGTAGTGTGGGTTGGGTAGAGTTGGTGTTTAATGGGGCTTCGGGTGGAATTATAATAATGTGGAAGAGGAGGGTGGTGGAGTTGAGGGATCATTTTGTGGGGGGAATTCTTGGTAGCATGTCATTTTAAGAATATTGAGGATGGGTTTGAATGGGCATTTGCTGGAGTGTATGGCCCTAATGTGGATAGTAGTAGGAGTTTATTATGGGATGAAATGTCGGGTGTATGTGGTTGGTGGAATTTACCTTGGTGTTTTGGTGGGGATTTTAATCTCACTCGTTTCCCTAGTGAGAGATCGGGGGAATCATATTTTTCACATGCAATGTCTACTTTTTcagattaaaattaaatctgATTGATTTACCTTTGGTGGGAGGAGATAATACTGGTCTAATGGTAGGTCATTTTCAAGGCTGGATAGATTTCTGGTTTTGCCTTCTTGGGTGGCTCATTTTTCTGGTTTGAGTAAGAAATTATTGCCGAGATTGTGTTATGATCATTATCCTATcatgttggattgtggtggaaTTGAGGGTGGgagaaggtattttaaatttgaaaacatgtggctaaaGGATGAGGGAATTGTGGACAGGGTGAGAAGTTGGTGGAATTCCTATAATTTTTCTGGCACTCCTAGTTTTGTCTTGGCTGGAAAATTGATATCTCTTAAGAAAGATATAAAGAGATGGAATAAAGATGAGTTTGGGAATTTGGATAGCAAGAGGAAGCTTCTTTTGGAAGAGTTAAGAGGTTTGGATGAGAAGGAGGTGCAAGGGGTGATATCGGGGGAGGacagaataagaaaaatagggGTGGTTTCTGAACTGGAAAATATAGCATTAATGGGAGGAAATTtcgtggaggcaaaaatctAGGGTGCTGtggttgaaggaaggagatAGGTGCACTAAATTCTTTCATCAAATGGCGAACTCTCTTAGAAGGAAGAAATAATGTGATTGAGGTTCTTCGAGATGGGGACAGGGCTTATCACGGATCAAGAAGACATTAAGGCTCACATAGTGAATTTTTATGAGCAGCTGTTTTCAGAAGATTTTGGAGACCAAAACTGGACGTACTTGGTTTTGACTCTATAGATCAGGTCGAAGCTGATTGGCTGGAGAgagagtttgaagaagaagaagaagtactTAATGTGGTTAAAGGTATGGATGGGGATAAGGCTCCGGGTCTGGATGGGTTCTCTTTGGCCTTTTTTGAAGCATGCTGGGACATTGTTAGAGAAGATATTCTGAAGGTAGTTGCTGAGTTTCATTCGTATATGAGGTTTGAGAAGAGTTTTAATGCAACTTTCATTGCACTTATTCTGAAAAGGtaggcctattagtttggtgaatggagtgtataaaatcatttctaagGTGCTGGCCAAACGTTTGAGCAGGGTGATGGAgaggataattttaaaatcacaaaacGCCTTTGTGAGGGGAAGACATATTTTAGACTCTgttttaattgcaaatgaatgcttggagagtAGAATTAAAATGGAGAAAGCTGGTATTTTAATCAAATTGGACATGAaaaaggcttatgaccatgtgtgtTGGGATTTCCTTGATTATTTGCTGAAGAGATATGGTTTTGGTGATAAATGGTGTTCGTGGATGAAGCATTGTGTGTtgacttcaaaattttctattttggtgaatggagaACCGGTTGGTTTCTTTAGTAGCTCATGTGGTTTGAGGCAAGGTGATCCCATCTCCCCCATTCTTTTTGTTATGATTGTGGATGCcttgagtagaatgattgagaAGGCTGTGGATGGTAATTTTCTGTCCAGCTTTGTGGTGGGTAATGAGGTCCGGATTAGTTTTAAGGTCTCACACTTattgtttgctgatgatactTTGATTTTTAGTGAGCCCTATTCTGACAATCTATGTGCTTTAAGAgcacttttgttgtgttttgaagaTGTTTCGGGGTTAAGAGTTAATTTATCAAAATCTGAAGTCATTCCTGTGGGTTCTGTTCAGAATATTTCAGACTTGGCAAATATTCTGGGGTGCAGAATTTTTTCACTCCCTATGAGGTACCTTGGGCTTCCTTTGGGGGCTTCTTACAAATCTGTTAATATTTGGGATGAggtgattgagaaaattgaaagaaggttagctggttggaaaatgatCTACTTGTCTAAGGGGAGAAGATTAACTCGAATAAAAAGTACTTTGTCTAACCTTCCCACgtatttcttatctctttttctGTTGCCGGCAAGGGTTGGAAGAAGAATTGAGAGTTTATTTCGGAATTTTTTATGGGGTGGTAAGGGAGTTGAAAAAAAGTTCCATTTGATTAATTGGAAGAAGGTTTGTCAACCAATTGATTGTGGTGGGTTGGggataaaaaatttgagattgtTTAATAGAGCATTACTTGGGAAATGACTTTGGAGATACCACTTGGAAAGTAATGACTTTTGGAAAAATGTTATTGATGTAAAATCTGGTAGTTtgtggggaggttggtgttctaaagatACTAGTGGTGCGTACGGGGTGAGTTTGTGGAAGTTCATTAGAAAAGGATGGGGGCTATTTTCAAATCATATTAGATTGAAGGTGGGAGATGGGAAGAGGTTActtttctggcatgacttgTGGTGTGGGGATTCTTCACTTAAGCTGgactttccctctctttttagaattgcaagggatcaaaatgcaGCTGTAGGAAATTCTTTCTGTTGCATTGACAATAATATTCAGTGGAAAGTTATCTTTATCAGGGATGTTAATGACTGGGAAGTGGATGATGTTAAGGCTTTTCTGGAAAGACTTTACAGATCAAAGTTGATGCTAGGTAGGGAGGACAGCATGCTGTGGATTCCTGCAGGAAATTCTAAGTTCTCAGTCTCCTCTTTTTACAGAATATTAACCAGTCACAGGAGTTGTGAATTTCCCTGGAAAAACatatggaaagtgaaagttccttccaaggttgcttttttctgttgggtggtATCCTTGAGCAACGTGTTGACAACTGAAAATCTTAGAAGGAGGGGTATGTACATTGCTGATTGGTGTGTgatgtgcaagaaggatgggGAATCTGTTAATCAcctctttcttcattgtgaagtggccaggttcttgtggaatgaggttttgaattGGACTGGTTTACTTTGGGTGATGCCCAaggaagtggtggatttattggtagTGTGGAAGGGATTGAAGGGTAGGAAGAATGATGTTcatgtttggaagatgattccttcttGTCTCATGTGAAAGGAATGGGAGATGCTTCGAAGATAAAGAACGTTCATTGGGAGaacttagggattttttctcaagtactttgagtttgtgggctaaaaCTTTTGTAATGGAAGATAATTTCCAGAAtctgttttagttttccttttggttttggaaagtagtaggtatttcctttgtatacgtcctgtgtacttgggcttgtGCCTATTTCttgggaataaaatctcttattacttataaaaaaaaagttgcctTCAGGTTTATGAGATGGTATGATATCACAACTCTTTATTCTAGTAGAATGTTCTTGAAATATGATATCACTGcttgatattgatatttatagTATTATGTGATAAATAGGTAAATACGGAGAGGGCTATACGCCATGCAATCCAAGATCGCCTGCCTATTGTAGTTGTGATCAATaaggtatctctctctccctctgtctCTGCCCCCacacccccccaaaaaaaaaaaaaaaaaaaaagagaaaaaaatgggaGTGCCTAcctgtttatatttttatgagtttAGAAGATGtaagatatataattaagcAGTGAGCTTCTATAACTCCATTGAATTCTTATATCAAACCCTTTGTTTTAAAGGTTGACAGGCTGATAACAGAACTTAAACTGCCCCCAAAGGATGCTTACTTTAAGCTAAGGCATACTCTGGAAGTCATTAATAACAACATAGCTGCTGCCACTTATGCTGTTGGCAATGTCCCAGTTATTGATCCAGTTGTTGGAAATGTTTGTTTTGCAAGTGCTACAGCCGGATGGTCCTTCACTTTACAATCATTCGCTAAACTTTACGTGAAACTCCATGGAATCCCATTTGATGCTGACAAGTTTGCATCTCGGCTTTGGGGAGATATCTACTATCATCCGGATGCACGGGCTTTTAGGAAGAAACCCCTGCGGGTGGAGGGGAAAGATCGTTTGTCCAGTTTGTGCTTGAACCCCTTTACAAAATATACAGCCAAGTGATTGGTGAACATAAAAAGAGTGTGGAATCTACTCTTGCTGAACTTGGTGTCACTCTTCCAAATGCAGCTTATAAACTAAATGTCAGGCCTTTGCTGAGGCTGGCTTGTAGCTCAGTTTTTGGCCATTCCTTGGGCTTTACTGATATGCTGGTTCAGCATATACCTTCCCCCAAAGCTGCCGCAACAAGGAAGgttgatcatatatataccGGGCCAAAAGACTCTATGATCTACAAGGCCATGAAGAATTGTGATCCAGATGGGCCCTTAATGGTTAATGTGACCAAGCTATATCCCAAGTCAGACTGTAGTGTCTTTGATGCTTTTGGCAGGGTTTATAGTGGCAGGATTAGGACAGGGCAGACTGTACGTGTTTTAGGAGAAGGGTATTCCCCAGATGATGAGGAAGACATGACTGTAAAAGAAGTAACAAAATTATGGGTTTATCAAGCTCGGGATAGGACACCAATAGCCGAGGCTCCTGCTGGTTCTTGGGTTCTCATTGAAGGTGTGGATGCTTCCATTATGAAAACTGCCACACTTTGTGATGAGGATGTGGGACGTTATGAGGATGTATACATATTTCGGCCTCTCCAGTTCAATACACTTCCAGTTGTGAAAACGGCTACTGAGCCTTTAAATCCAAGTGAGTTGCCTAAAATGGTGGAGGGTCTTAGGAAGATCAGCAAGAGCTATCCTCTAGCCATTACTAAGGTTGAGGAGTCTGGGGAGCACACTATTTTAGGTACAGGAGAGCTGTACTTGGATTCTATCATGAAAGACCTCAGAGAGCTCTATTCTGAAGTAGAAGTCAAGGTATTTATTTCCTCGTGTCTCCCTTTTTAACATCTATACCCATTAATTCTTGTCTCTTTCAAATCTTGTGTTCTGCCTTTCCGAGGGACGTACATTGTGCTGATGGCCTGTTGTTTGCCTCTTATGCTTCACTTGAATTCAGGTAGCAGATCCTGTTGTTTCATTCTGTGAAACCGTGGTGGAGTCTTCATCAATGAAATGCTTTGCTGAAAcaccaaacaaaaagaataaaataaccaTGGTAGGGAAGTCATCTGGATTTCATTTGATCTATGTGCTATTGTGTATCATATGCAATCTGTTCATGCAGTACGCACACTTATACCAATTCTCATATTGTAGATTGCTGAGCCGTTGGAGAGTGGACTCGcagagaaaattgagaatggTGCTGTAAGCATTGATTGGAATCGAAAAACAATTGGTGAATTCTTTGAGAAGAACTATCATTGGGATGTGCTTGCTTCGCGGTCAATATGGGCATTTGGCCCTGATAAGCAGGTAATTGAACCTTCCAGGCGAAATATGATTTAGATCTTCTTGATCTACAGTCTATATAGGCATTTGTATCTGATGAGCAGGTATAAACTATGAAGTGAGTGTACTGTGTGCGCATGCTGTTTTTGCAATTAAAGGAAAGTGATACCATCTTTTTATGCCTTCTTATGAGTCTTGGATTTCGACActtttatgtcataaaataaacattcgacaattttctctttattcaaGTCTTTTAT comes from Juglans microcarpa x Juglans regia isolate MS1-56 chromosome 8S, Jm3101_v1.0, whole genome shotgun sequence and encodes:
- the LOC121244094 gene encoding LOW QUALITY PROTEIN: 110 kDa U5 small nuclear ribonucleoprotein component CLO-like (The sequence of the model RefSeq protein was modified relative to this genomic sequence to represent the inferred CDS: inserted 1 base in 1 codon); this translates as MDDSLYDEFGNYIGPEIESDQESDREDEDEDLPDRPTEVAEASDGEDAAAASNGWITASNDVDMDNQIVLAEDKKYYPTAEEVYGEDVETLVMDEDEQPLEQPIIKPVRNIKFEVGVKDSSMYVPTQFLVGLMSNPILVRNVALIGHLQHGKTVFMDMLIEQTHHMSTFDVNSEKHLRYTDTRIDEQERKISIKAIPMSLVLEDSNSKSYLCNIMDTPGHVNFSDEMTAALRLADGAVLIVDAAEGVMVNTERAIRHAIQDRLPIVVVINKVDRLITELKLPPKDAYFKLRHTLEVINNNIAAATYAVGNVPVIDPVVGNVCFASATAGWSFTLQSFAKLYVKLHGIPFDADKFASRLWGDIYYHPDARAFRKKXPAGGGERSFVQFVLEPLYKIYSQVIGEHKKSVESTLAELGVTLPNAAYKLNVRPLLRLACSSVFGHSLGFTDMLVQHIPSPKAAATRKVDHIYTGPKDSMIYKAMKNCDPDGPLMVNVTKLYPKSDCSVFDAFGRVYSGRIRTGQTVRVLGEGYSPDDEEDMTVKEVTKLWVYQARDRTPIAEAPAGSWVLIEGVDASIMKTATLCDEDVGRYEDVYIFRPLQFNTLPVVKTATEPLNPSELPKMVEGLRKISKSYPLAITKVEESGEHTILGTGELYLDSIMKDLRELYSEVEVKVADPVVSFCETVVESSSMKCFAETPNKKNKITMIAEPLESGLAEKIENGAVSIDWNRKTIGEFFEKNYHWDVLASRSIWAFGPDKQGPNILLDDTLSGEVDKNLLNAVKDSIVQGFQWGAREGPLCDEPIRNVKFKIVDARIAPEPLHRGSGQIIPTARRVAYSAFLMATPRLMEPMYYVEIQTPIDCVSAIYTVLSRRRGHVTADVPQPGTPAYIVKAFLPVIESFGFETDLRYHTQGQAFCLSVFDHWAIVPGDPLDKSIVLRPLEPAPIQHLAREFMVKTRRRKGMSEDVSINKFFDEAMMVELAQQAADLHQQML